In a single window of the Littorina saxatilis isolate snail1 linkage group LG5, US_GU_Lsax_2.0, whole genome shotgun sequence genome:
- the LOC138967030 gene encoding uncharacterized protein: MVSVRSESPPATMEGGAEETRDSPTSLSADYYYTKALDYLSSSADSGSGSCLHSPSSSPTIKDEDEMDTDNFSLSFRPGLTHDDIHSSFSSGGSSSRGSDVTSTHSSASSTLHRERKLSIGCKAYQHKTGSDPRVRRKLSDGHVHWADEFQKDLTRSHPRKQYSRHPSHQTGQVKPILKSTSADCEQ, from the coding sequence ATGGTGTCAGTACGCAGCGAGTCCCCACCTGCCACAATGGAAGGCGGCGCAGAAGAAACCAGAGACAGCCCCACCTCGCTCAGCGCTGACTACTACTACACGAAGGCACTGGACTATCTCTCCTCTTCAGCAGATAGCGGCTCCGGTAGCTGCCTCCACTCTCCTTCTTCTTCGCCCACGATCAAGGACGAGGACGAGATGGACACCGATAACTTCAGCCTTAGTTTCAGGCCGGGTCTCACCCACGATGACATTCACAGCAGCTTCAGTTCCGGCGGAAGTTCTTCTCGCGGAAGTGACGTTACAAGCACCCACTCTTCCGCCTCGTCCACCTTGCACCGCGAACGGAAGCTGAGCATCGGCTGCAAGGCGTACCAGCACAAGACCGGAAGCGACCCGCGCGTGAGGCGGAAGTTGTCGGACGGTCACGTGCACTGGGCGGACGAGTTCCAGAAGGACCTGACGCGCAGCCACCCCCGCAAGCAATACAGCAGACACCCGTCACACCAGACTGGTCAGGTAAAGCCCATACTCAAGTCCACCTCTGCAGATTGTGAGCAGTGA
- the LOC138967032 gene encoding phosphoglucomutase-1-like: MSIYAQKLATTPHEGQKPGTSGLRKGVPVFQQPLYTENFVQATLTAGLGDKLKGSTLIVGGDGRYFLNDAIQIIIRIAAGNGVRKLIIGRQGILSTPAVSCMIRKYKTDGGIILTASHNPGGPNADFGIKFNCSNGGPAPEGVTNAIFEITKNISELIICPELRCDLDIISSHTFKVEGQGEFEVEVVDSVNDYVQLMKEIFDFEAIKQLFIGGRLNILIDSMNGVTGPYVQRIFHEELGAPASSMIQVEPKDDFGGHHPDPNLTYAADLVNKMKEGEHGFGAAFDGDGDRNMILGHNAFFVTPNDSLAVLANNLECIPYFRKTGIKGFARSMPTAGAVDRVAKVKGAECFEVPTGWKFFGNLMDAGRLSLCGEESFGTGSDHIREKDGVWAVLAWLQVLAAKKKSVQQLLMEHWGLYGRNFFTRYDYEGCDSAPANKMMDGLEALIAEKGIVGRKFSAGGKTYTMAKADNFSYTDPIDSSVSTKQGIRFIFTDDSRIIFRLSGTGSSGATIRLYIEGYEADSSTFEKDAQEVLKPLIQIALEMSKLKELTGRKAPTVIT, encoded by the exons ATGTCGATATATGCGCAAAAGCTCGCCACGACCCCCCACGAGGGGCAGAAGCCAGGAACAAGTGGTTTGAGAAAAGGTGTCCCAGTGTTTCAGCAGCCACTCTACACCGAAAACTTTGTACAGGCGACTCTAACTGCTGGCCTTGGTGACAAATTGAAAGGTAGTACGTTGATTGTCGGTGGTGACGGGAGGTACTTCTTGAACGATGCGATTCAAATCATCATCAGAATTGCGGCAGGGAACGGA GTGCGGAAGTTAATCATTGGTCGGCAAGGCATCCTGTCTACACCTGCTGTGTCCTGCATGATCAGGAAATACAAAACAGATGGCGGTATCATTCTCACAGCATCCCACAACCCGGGTGGCCCCAACGCAGACTTTGGCATCAAGTTTAACTGCTCCAATGGAG GTCCTGCTCCAGAAGGGGTTACAAACGCCATTTTTGAAATCACCAAAAACATCAGCGAGTTAATCATCTGCCCAGAACTCCGCTGTGACTTGGACATAATCAGCAGTCATACGTTCAAG GTTGAAGGACAGGGAGAGTTCGAGGTTGAGGTGGTTGACAGCGTGAATGACTACGTGCAACTCATGAAAGAGATCTTTGACTTTGAAGCCATCAAGCAGCTGTTTATTGGGGGGCGTCTCAATATCTTGATTGATTCTATGAATGGCG TGACTGGTCCCTATGTGCAACGCATTTTCCATGAGGAGCTGGGAGCTCCAGCATCCAGCATGATCCAAGTCGAACCTAAGGACGACTTTGGCGGCCATCACCCCGACCCGAACCTAACGTATGCGGCTGACCTGGTCAACAAGATGAAAGAAGGGGAGCACGGTTTTGGGGCCGCCTTTGATGGAGATGGG GATCGTAACATGATCTTAGGACACAATGCCTTCTTTGTGACGCCGAATGACTCGCTGGCAGTACTAGCCAACAACCTGGAATGCATCCCTTACTTCCGCAAGACTGGCATCAAGGGCTTTGCTCGCAGCATGCCCACTGCTGGTGCTGTGGACAG AGTGGCTAAGGTGAAGGGGGCGGAGTGCTTTGAGGTGCCCACAGGCTGGAAGTTCTTTGGAAACCTGATGGATGCTGGCCGCCTGTCTCTGTGTGGAGAGGAAAGCTTCGGGACTGGATCCGATCACATCAG GGAGAAGGACGGAGTGTGGGCGGTACTGGCCTGGCTGCAGGTTCTGGCGGCCAAGAAGAAGTCTGTCCAGCAGCTTCTCATGGAGCACTGGGGGCTCTACGGCCGCAACTTCTTCACACG TTACGACTATGAAGGCTGTGATTCTGCGCCTGCCAACAAGATGATGGATGGTCTAGAAGCCTTGATTGCAGAGAAGGGTATTGTGGGGAGGAAGTTCAGTGCTGGCGGCAAAACATACACCATGGCCAAGGCAGACAACTTCTCCTATACTGACCCCATTGATAGCAGCGTTAGCACCAAACAG GGCATCCGCTTCATCTTCACGGACGACTCTCGTATAATTTTCCGCCTCAGCGGAACAGGCAGCAGTGGAGCCACCATCAGACTGTACATTGAGGGCTACGAAGCTGATTCCTCTACCTTTGAAAAAGATGCACAG gAGGTGCTGAAGCCGCTGATACAGATTGCGTTGGAAATGTCCAAGTTGAAGGAACTGACCGGTCGCAAAGCACCCACTGTCATCACATAG